From a region of the Calliphora vicina chromosome 4, idCalVici1.1, whole genome shotgun sequence genome:
- the LOC135958588 gene encoding serine--tRNA ligase, mitochondrial-like — protein MILYEAGLVSQGITPSGISDYKVATFSFGASPPVEFPTRDKWAGSDQLFDGIKKNYIYLITFLCRVHQFTKVEMFSVCSQNQSEDMLESFKDLEMDLFKKLDLNFRLLDMPPTELGASAYQKYDIETWMPGRKLWGEISSCSNCTDYQSKRLNIKYIANSGDVLYAHTVNGTASAIPRLLISLVESNQIDKNTVKLPNILLNYLRKSEVGKEKSIPEIKLVKHIKSNSKL, from the exons ATGATACTGTATGAAGCAGGTCTTGTTAGTCAGGGCATTACTCCATCTGGAATCTCTGACTATAAGGTCGCAACCTTCAGCTTTGGTGCTTCACCCCCAGTAGAATTCCCCACCAGGGATAAGTGGGCTGGATCCGATCAACTGTTTGATGG aattaaaaaaaattatatatatttaattacttTTCTTTGTAGAGTTCACCAGTTCACCAAAGTCGAAATGTTTTCTGTCTGTTCTCAAAATCAATCCGAAGATATGTTGGAAAGCTTCAAAGATTTAGAAATGGATTTATTCAAAAAGCTAGATCTAAATTTTAGACTTTTAGATATGCCACCGACAGAGCTAGGAGCTTCTGCTtatcaaaaatatgatattgaaaCATGGATGCCCGGAAGGAAATTGTGGGGTGAAATTTCAAGTTGCAGTAACTGTACAGACTACCAATCTAAACGCcttaatataaaatacattgCAAATAGCGGTGATGTACTTTACGCACATACTGTAAATGGGACTGCATCAGCTATACCTAGGTTATTGATTAGTCTGGTCGAATCTAATCAg ATAGATAAAAACACTGTGAAATTGCCCAATATTCtcttaaattatttaagaaaatccgAAGTTGGTAAAGAAAAAAGTATTCCAGAGATTAAATTAGTAAAACATATTAAGTCTAATTCAAAACTATAA